TTTTTTTACGTCTAGGGTTTGAACTCGAAATCTCTAATTATGGGCAAATGAATACTATTTATCCCGCCACAACTCTTGGTAACAATCAAAtactaataaaatatttattcTTATTTTACTCTAGGTAACAAACAAATACAAATAAAATGTGCTGCATACGTTTGGTGAAACATAAATGATAACGGTGGCGAACCCAAATAAATTAAAGTCGATATTAAAGAAATAACATTGCGCCATGGAAAAATAGCAAAACAAAATAAGTACAATTTTTTTGGTTCGCATAGAAACATGTAACACAGTAGCTAGAATATGATTATCTAACACTTAAAATAAGAATTTACTGTTGAATAACAGATAAAATGGTATAAAATTAGGTGTTTCGGGTGTTTACACCAAAACAGAAATCTTTTTCGGTAATTAATTAGGTTGCCCTAAGCCAAACAAtaagttactgaaaaagaaaaaaagaaaagaaaggaaagacATAACATACGATACGGTATTTATTTTACTGTCATTTTTCAATGGGACAATAAATTGTGTCATTATTAAGTTGATTTTTGCTTAAGGAAGCCCTATGGAATAATAGGGCAAAAAAGGCATTATATTAGTTCAAATGTCCTTTTCTGGAAATTAATAATCAGTAATTAATCCACTTAACACGTATCCCTGCTGACCGTTGGCAGTTCTCCTGCTCCTTTGTCTTCAAGCCACCGTCGGTATATTATTAACAAAATGACCATTTTAACCCTCTATCTTCTCGTAAACAGCATAATAATTAGATTCTCATTTCCTTAATTACTTGTGCACTTAATCATAAATGAAGGGTACAAAAGTAAGGGTATGGTAGATGCTTAAGCAATAAACTTCTTTAATTCACATTAAACACGGATAAGCAACACTTTCGTGTTCAAAGTATTGTTCAAGTCACTAAAATAGCACGGaccaaatattattattattttaatttacgTAACCCAATGCGAAGAAAATGTGACATTTGATCTTCCGATCTCAAAATTCAAAATAACTCTGCTGAAGAATTTAATACGgcattatcttttttttttgtttccacTTTACCTTTTTACCTTTTTGAATGAAGGAATATTGATATGACATTAGGATTTATAAGGAAAAAAGAAGGAAATAATGGACCATTCCCTACAAGTAAGCGCCACCTAATTTCATTCAATTCGACATTGATTTTACATTTTCCTtagatttttaaaagaaaaaaaattgaagacATTACTCCCTGAGGCTTTTCCCCCCCTTTTAAATTATACTCCGTGAATAGGTAATTAGTTGAAACTACAGTGCGAAAATTACAGCAATTGAACTATGATTTAATAAAGCAAAACATGGCTTGTTATTACAAACCAAGATTTTTTTTAGTGTAATTCTCAGTGAGCTTGTTTAATTTTGTTGTCATAATTATATTTGGTTGTGCCAAAGGAATTGTTTAATGAATAGAGATTAAGGAAAGTTCATTGGCTTCATACATAGATAAGTAATTATCTATATTCTTTGACATAGTAAGTAAGTAGGATCTATAAAGTTTGATTGTGATTTAGCGAAAACTGAATATTACCAAAAATAATTGTTGAATAGACTGATGATGTAGCAACAAACATTTTAGAAGCCCCCCCCAAAAATAGAAAACTAAGGAATATTTGCATTAGAATCCTATGCTAGGCTGCTAGGTGCAAGTCAGTAGGAATAATTTAGGTTGTAAAATGAAACCCcacaaagaaaaatatttgacaaaaaaacTAACATAAAATGATTTTTGAGCGAAAATTCCTGAATAATTGGAATTTACCCAAATGAagaaaatcacagtttttttctttttaattgacAGATTCAATTGACTACTCCATCTCTTCAACAATTGACTTTAAACgctcttaataataataataataattgtagTATATATTTCACCATATAACCTCTAATAATGATAAATAGTCTTTTAGCATTTCAAAAAATCTTAAGAAATTAGTaactaaaaaaaaagtaaaacagaaaaaaaaaattctcctAATTTGCTAAAATTGACAAACAAAAGTGAAAATCTATTTTGAGCATagtgaacaagtaaaagtgaaccgACGGAGTATTAAGCAAGATCTTCTTAGAATAATTTGAAGGTCAATAATGTCAATTCTTAATGCCTAATAATATAGTAATAATACAATTTGTTAATTATGTTATTCCCatacaattaaataataaatttacTAGAAAATTTCACCTAATATCTGATCAGTCAGAATCTTGAAACAAGACAAAGAAGCTTCCCTTtccaatattttattttcttctttctcttttcccAATTTTGTTGACAAATAACACCAATAAAGCCAATTGTTATTTTCCTAAAGTAaataaattaaagaaacaacaacaGGAATATATAATATAAGTAAATTGTCACTATCTGATTACTCTTTTTCAAAGAGAactgttatatatatacacaaagatacagagagagaaagaggaagagagagagagagagagaaccactgtgtgtgtgtgtaaaaTACAGGAAGAAAAACCCACTTCAGATCTGCTGTTCTCTCTCTTCTCAACACATTCTTGATTACTTTCACAAGCGTTTCATTTCATATTGTAACAATGGCTCCATTTTAACTCAGTTTCAACTCATATTTCATTCATTGTGTTTACTCAGTGCCACGTGTCTCCTTCCCTGTTTCTTGCTCTCTAGCTTACTCTTTTCAGCTCTACACTGCAAAACTCTATCTGGGGTATTCTTAGTCTTGGTGAATTTGAGCGTTTTATCAGTTGCATGATCATTTTCCGGCAGTGTTCGCCGGAGCTCCGGCGCAAATGTATTAGTTTAGGGTTAATATTGTAAAAATGTTCAAGTCTGCGAGATGGAGGAGCGAGAAGAACAAGATCAAAGCTGTTTTCAAGTTGCAGTTTCATGCAACTCAGGTACTATTACTGTCATTGCACTGTTGGGAGCAAATTTGTAGTCAAAGATTGGATTTTTTTCTCTCAAAGATTGGATTTTTTTAAACTTCTTTTGTCCTGTTATGGGTACCTTTTTTCTTGGAAATTAATGTTTGAATGCATTGGAAATAACAATGTGAAAATCAGTGATTAGATGCATTCATTTCTATATACTACAGTAGTagtaaaggaaaaaaagaaggttgaaaaaaaatcaaatctttgGTGTGTAATTTGATGTCCAGATTCATATATGATACTCCAATTTAATTTGTGGGGGAAATGGTTGATATTGTTAAAATGGAGTTCCAGTTCTTACATTGTGAAGATCTTTGATTTAGAGATCATATAATGCTGCAATTTCTTGTAAATGGAGCTGTTTTTTGCTTCAATTTTAGTGTTCTAAGTTGTTTCTTTGGTTGGATTTTgtgggttggggggggggggggttgtaaaCTGGGTAGTTGAAGGATTGGCAGTTATGCATTGAATGAAAGTATAATGGGATAATTTGTGTAGGTGTCACAGGTAGTAGGAGATGCATTAATGGTATCTGTGGTCCCTGCTGATGTTGGAAAGCCAACGGTAAAATCAGAGAAGGCAACGGTTCGCGATGGGAGCTGCTATTGGGAGAATGGAGTTCTCGAAAGTGTGAAATTTGTCCGAGAGCCAAAGTCGGGGAAGATTCATGAGAGGATCTATAACTTTGTTGTGGGAACGGTaagcaacatttctagtttatGATTTTGTATGCTATGCTGCATTTTTATTAAGGGAGTTATGTGATGTTTTTGGATGTGTACTTTGTAGGGTTCTTCAAAATCTGGAGTTGTTGGCGAAGCTTCGTTTGACTTTTCTAGTTATGCAGATGCAACTAAGGTTTCCTTGGTGTCTCTTCCTCTCAAAAATTCTAAATCTGAAGCTGTGTTGCATGTAAGTCTTTTAGCCCTTTTTGCTAGAAAACTATTAGGATTGATATTTTATAAATTCTTTGCAATTGTGTAATTAGTTTCCAATTGCTATTGTTGAACTGTAGGTTTCAATACAGAGGATTCAGGATTCTGCTGATCAAAGGTGTTATCAATgatttttgtgtgtgtgttttaGTACTTGATTGCCTATTGCCTAAAGTTAATAAAATTTCCCACTTTTTGGTGTTTTTACTTTTTACAGTGTTGTCGAAGAAATCGAAACTGCAAAACTTAATTCTCTGGATAGAAGCTTGAGATCACAATTAAGCAATGATGATTCTGAAGCAATAGTTAAAGACGATTTTATTGAGGTAAACAATTTAAGACCTTGGTTCGATTGTCATCTGAGCTAAGGATCATATCCTCAGACTGTCATAGTTCGAATATTTTAAAGCTTGCCTTCGCACTTTGTTATTGATCATAGATTTTGGGAGCAATTTCTCATAGCCTGCTATTGCACATGGTTCTTGACTGATAAATTTCACAAACAAACACACACGTGTGTATGTGTATATCAATATCATTCAATCAAAACAGGCCTCGTTCATGGTTTTCTGATTATTTGCTGACAAAATTGTGTCGTTATTTTTCCTTGGATTTGACAGGATGCTCTTGCCAACAAACCTACATCACAAAATGGTGGAAAGAATGGCAACTGCCGGACATCAAGTGAATCTGATATTACCCTGTCCAGTTCTGGAAGCAGCTCAGGGCTTGATACACCTTGTGAAATCCCATTGAAGAACAACACAGTCCATCACGAGCAAATAAGCTTTCCGTCCTCTCTGAATAATGCTTTGGTTCCCCGGAAGCAAAATAGCAATGTCTCAACAACAGTTCATGAAGAAAGTCCGAATGCACACTGGGAGTGGATGGAAGGTTCTGCTTTTGATGCGGGTACAGATGTTGTTGAAAAGCTCAAAACTGATCTCTTAGCTATGGCTAGGCAAGCAGACGTGTCGGATTTGGAACTACAGACTCTTCGGAAACAGATAGTCAAGGAGAGCAAAAGGGGACAGGACCTCTCAAAAGAGGTAGCTAGTTTGAAAGAGGAACGAGATGCTCtcaaggaagaatgcgataaactTAAAGCCTCACAGAAACGTATTGACGAGACAAAGTCCAATGACAAGTTGCTTTACGACAATGGGGATATTCAGGCTCTTGTAGATGAGCTTAGGCAAGAGTTGAATTATCAAAAGGACATGAATGCAAATCTTCAGATACAACTTCAGAAGACACAAGAATCAAATTCTGAGCTAATTCTTGCTGTCCAAGATCTAGATGAGATGTTGGAACAGAAAAACCAAGAAATCGCTAACCTATCCAATAAATCAACGTCGTGTGATGAAGCTGAGAAGTTTCCAGATGTTATCTCCAACTCCAAGCATGAAAtgagtgatgaagatgatgaagagCAAAAAGCACTTGAGCAGCTTGTGAGACAGCATAGCGATGCCAAGGAAACATACGTGCTAGAGCAAAAAATCATGGACCTGCATGGTGAAATTGAGATCTACAGAAGAGACAGAGACGATTTAGAGATGCAGATGGAGCAACTTGCCCTTGACTATGAGATACTGAAGCAAGAAAACCATGACATGTCATACAAATTGGAGCAAAGCCAGATACAGGAACAATTAAAGATGCAGTATGAATGTTCCTCTTCGTATGCCACTGCAAGTCAAATGGAAGCCCAGATCGAGAGTTTGGAGAACGAGCTGAAGAAGCAATCTGAAGAATTCTCTGACTCTTTGGTCACGATTAGTGATCTTGAAGCTCAAGTGAGAAACTTGGAGGAAGAACTGGAAAAGCAAGCCCAGGGATTTGAAGCTGATTTGGGTGCGCTGACTCGTGATAAAGTTGAACAAGAGCAGAGAGCGATACGAGCTGAAGAAGCATTGAGGAAGACAAGATGGCAAAATGCTAGCACAGCAGAGCGGCTTCAGGAGGAATTTAAACGGCTCTCTGTCCAAATGGCGTCCACTTTTGAGGCTAATGAAAAATTGGCTAGCAAAGCACTGAATGAAGCTAACGAATTCCGCCTACAGAAAATGCACCTTGAAGATATGCTCCAGAAATCGTCCGAGGAGCTCCAATCTATCAGAGACCATTATGAAGTAAGAATTCTTGAGCTTTTCAGCCAGGTGAGTAAAATGACAGGTCAAATCGACAAGTTGCAGAGAGAAATAGATGAAAAATCTGTGCAAATAGAGAGACAAGAAGAGCTCGCCAAGGAAACTCAGCAGCATCAGTCACAGAAAGTTATTATCCTTGAAGCTGAGATTGAAAATCTATTAGCAGACAAGAAAATATCTTCTGATCATGAAGAACAGAAGAATAGTTTGATGGGTGAATTAGATAAAATGAGGACATCAATTAAGGATATGGAATTGCTTGTCGAACAAGGTCGCAATGAAAGAAGTGAACTGGAGACTAAGCTTACATCAGTGAGAAAAGAAGCTGAGGAGTCTTTGAAGGAATTAAACAATATGAGGTCTCTTAAGGATCAGAAGGAGGCATTAGCTGGGAAACTGCATTTGGAAATGGATAACCTTAAATCGAGatgcaatgaaatgaaaaagATGTTGTTTGAGGATGAGGTGGagaaagaaaaatggaaaaagcAGGTGTCTCAATTAAAAGGTGATCTGAAGAAGAAAGAGGATGTATTGAATGGTTTAGATAAAAAGCTGAAGGATGCCAACGGTCGATTAATAGCTTCTAATGGAATGAAAGCAACATCAAAGAACAACAAATTAATGGCCACATCTGCAGGATCAAGAGAGGTTGCAAGTCTTAAAGAGAAGATAAAGTTGCTTGAGGTAAATATTTACCTGCCATTTTTTCTTTCTGAATGTATTATAACTTCCATATGAATTGCTGTCTGTGTCTTCTTTTACATATTTTCAAACTTCACAATATAATAgggttttttttattttatgattttaCTAGGAAATAAACTGTCTATGTACTTCCTTTACTACTGGACCTTTTTGATTCCATTGTCAGTCAAAATGTTATGTGAATTGGTACTGTAAATACCAACTGCTCTTAATTCTGTACGATTGTTCCACGACCGACAGGGTCAGATCAAGATGAAGGAAAGTGCACTTGAGAGCTCAACAAATTCATTTTTGGAGAAGGAGAGAGATCTTCAAGACAAAATAGAGGAGTTAGATAGAAGATTAGAAGATCTTAGTCAGAATGCAGAAAGGCTGTCTGAACAAGAGTCTCAGAAGGTCAGCTACAAGCCATCTATATTCAGCTTTTGTGACAAAACTTAATGTTTTTTGATTGACTTCAGCAACAAGATAGTCAGTTTATTCATTTCTCGAGAATATTTTCAGTCCACTGGTCCACTAGAAAAACAAATTGAGCATTATTCTATTTTTATAGCTTAAGTACTAAGCAAAATTAACTGGTTCAAGTTTGAATTGACTCTCATGCGATTTTAGCATGTATTGACTTTTATGAAATAACATTGTAAGGGTTTGGTTCATATACGATACAGGTGGTTGCAGAAGTTCTAAGTCCAGGATCTACGACATGCACAGAAGATGAAAATCCCTGTCATATGTCGACAAGGAAGAGGTACGAGTTCTGATATTCTAATTTATCTTTTAAGCCTTTTCTATTAAATCCTGCTTGAATAGCTCACCAGAAATATGAATATGTGTCCGCTGAAGTTATTTTTTAATCATTGTTCTTATTGAAATATATTTGTACTTGCAGCTGCAATGGCTGTTCACTTGACAAGGAAACTGAAGCCTCAGGATCTAATACAAGACATCTCGAGGAATTGTCCAGAGAAATTGAACTACTGAGGGAGAGGAACAATGTAATGGAAGATGAACTGAAGGAAATGCAAGAGAGATATTCAGAAATAAGCCTCAAATTTGCTGAGGTAGAAGGAGAAAGACAACAGCTAGTAATGAAATTGCGAAAACGCTAAAAAGAAACCATAAGGCAGTTCCAACTTCCAAAGAGGTGATTac
The DNA window shown above is from Nicotiana tomentosiformis chromosome 8, ASM39032v3, whole genome shotgun sequence and carries:
- the LOC104108626 gene encoding uncharacterized protein encodes the protein MFKSARWRSEKNKIKAVFKLQFHATQVSQVVGDALMVSVVPADVGKPTVKSEKATVRDGSCYWENGVLESVKFVREPKSGKIHERIYNFVVGTGSSKSGVVGEASFDFSSYADATKVSLVSLPLKNSKSEAVLHVSIQRIQDSADQSVVEEIETAKLNSLDRSLRSQLSNDDSEAIVKDDFIEDALANKPTSQNGGKNGNCRTSSESDITLSSSGSSSGLDTPCEIPLKNNTVHHEQISFPSSLNNALVPRKQNSNVSTTVHEESPNAHWEWMEGSAFDAGTDVVEKLKTDLLAMARQADVSDLELQTLRKQIVKESKRGQDLSKEVASLKEERDALKEECDKLKASQKRIDETKSNDKLLYDNGDIQALVDELRQELNYQKDMNANLQIQLQKTQESNSELILAVQDLDEMLEQKNQEIANLSNKSTSCDEAEKFPDVISNSKHEMSDEDDEEQKALEQLVRQHSDAKETYVLEQKIMDLHGEIEIYRRDRDDLEMQMEQLALDYEILKQENHDMSYKLEQSQIQEQLKMQYECSSSYATASQMEAQIESLENELKKQSEEFSDSLVTISDLEAQVRNLEEELEKQAQGFEADLGALTRDKVEQEQRAIRAEEALRKTRWQNASTAERLQEEFKRLSVQMASTFEANEKLASKALNEANEFRLQKMHLEDMLQKSSEELQSIRDHYEVRILELFSQVSKMTGQIDKLQREIDEKSVQIERQEELAKETQQHQSQKVIILEAEIENLLADKKISSDHEEQKNSLMGELDKMRTSIKDMELLVEQGRNERSELETKLTSVRKEAEESLKELNNMRSLKDQKEALAGKLHLEMDNLKSRCNEMKKMLFEDEVEKEKWKKQVSQLKGDLKKKEDVLNGLDKKLKDANGRLIASNGMKATSKNNKLMATSAGSREVASLKEKIKLLEGQIKMKESALESSTNSFLEKERDLQDKIEELDRRLEDLSQNAERLSEQESQKVVAEVLSPGSTTCTEDENPCHMSTRKSCNGCSLDKETEASGSNTRHLEELSREIELLRERNNVMEDELKEMQERYSEISLKFAEVEGERQQLVMKLRKR